The following nucleotide sequence is from Mesorhizobium sp. J8.
ATCTTCACCGTGTAGTCGGACGGCACGACGATGTCGTAGCCGGAATTGCCGGCGCGCACCTTGGACAGCATGGTTTCGTTGGAATCATAGTCGTCCAGCGTCACCTTGACGTTGTACTGCTTCTCGAACTTGTCGATGAGCTTGGGGTTGGTGTAGTCGCCCCAATTGTAGATGTGCAGTTCGCCGTCGGCGAGCGCCGGCACCGCCCACAGCAGAACGGCCGCGGAAACGGCCGCCATCAGTTTTCCAGACATTTTATGTTCTCCTTGCCTTCCCATTGTTGTGTTGGAGCTCGCGGATCATTTTGCGCGCCGGCGCGCGATCAGGAACGAGACTGAGACGAACAGGATCGACACCAGGAGCAGGATGGTCGAGATGGCGTTGATCTCCGGTGTCATCGGCCGCCGGATCTGGTTCCAGATATAGAGGGGCAGCGTCGTCTGGCCGGGGCCGGCGACGAGCTGCGTGATGGTGAAATCGTCGAAGGAGACGATGAAGGCCAGCGCCGCCCCCGACATGATGCCGGGCACCAAAAGCGGCAGCGTGATGCGCTTGAAGGCGTTCCACGGCGTCGCGTAGAGGTCCGCCGCCGCGTATTCCAGCGTCAGGTCCATGTCCTCGAGCCGCGCCCTGATCGGCATATAGGCGAAGGGGATGCAGAAAACGGTGTGGGCGAGGATCAGATTGCCGATGCCGAAATTCAGCCCGAGCGTGCCGGCGATCAGCGCGAAGAAGGAAAGCGTGGCGACCGCCGTGATGATCTCCGGCACCATCAGCGGCAGGTTGATGATCATGAAGGCTGCGGCGAGCCCGCGCCACGGCTTCACCCGCGTCATGCCGATCGCGGCCAGCGTCGCGCAGATGGTCGACACGATCGTCGCCGTCACCGAGATGATCAGGGTGTTCTTCGCGGCGCTGTGGAACTCCTCGTTGAGCAGCGCGCTGCCGTACCAGTTGAGCGTGACGCCTTCCCAATGCGTGACCAGCGATCCGCTGTTCAATGAGAAGATCATCAGGATCAGCACCGGTATATAGAGCACCAGCAGACAGATGACGGCGATCGAGCGGAAGCCCGGCTGGTCCTTGATGTCCATGACGCGGGGCTCAGCCATGCTGCACCTTGCCCGACGTGTTGCGGACATAGAAGAACAGCGCCACCAGCACCGCCGCCATCAGGATCAGCGCCTGCGCGCAACCGAGCGGCCAGTTGCGGCCCGAACCGAATTGCTGCGCGATGAGATCGCCGATCATCAGGTGCACGCCGCCGCCCAGGATCAGCGGCGTCACATAGGCCCCGAGCGCCGGGATGAAGACGAGCAGGCAGCCGGCGATGATGCCGGGCTTGGACAGCGGAATGATCACCCGCCACAGCACCTGCCGGCGCGTCGCATAAAGATCGTAAGCTGCCTCGACCAGGCGGAAGTCGAGCTTCTCCAGGCTCGAATAGAGTGGCAGCACCATGAAGGGCAGGAAAGCGTAGAGCAGGCCGAGCTGTATGGCGAAGTTGGTGTAGAGCATGGTGATCGGCTTATCGATCACGCCGAGCGCCAGGAGCGCGTTGTTGATCAGCCCCTCGTCGCGGATGATGAACATGATCGCCAGCGTGCGGACCAGAAGGTTCGACCAGAACGGGATGGTGATCAGAAGCACCCACCAGTTGCGTTGCGCCGGCGGCCGCGTCGCCATGAAATAGGCGGTCGGGAAACCGAGCAGCAGGCAGATGACCGTCGTCACCACCGCGAACAGGAAGGAGCGCAGGTAGATGATCAGGAAGTCCGGCGTGAACTGCAGCGTGTCGTCGAAAATGTCGCGCTGGAACAGGAAGTTCAGATAGGCATCGGTCGAGAACTGCCACTGCACGCCGCCATAAGGCGCGGCGACGAGCAATGAGTAGACGCAGATGATGATCAGCGGCAGCACGCCGAAAACGCCGATGATGATCAGCGCCGGCAGCGACAAGAGCCGGTTGCGCCGCGCGCTGGTTTTCACCGCCTGGGCTTCGAACAAAGCGGCCTTGGAGAGCGGGGCTGAGGAGAGGGCGGCTGTGGTCATCAGTCTTTCAGGACGCGTGCGGCGTCCTCCTCGAACTGGATGCCGACCTTGGCGCCGGTTTCGTAGGTCACAGCGCTCGAACGGCTGTTCTGGTGGCGCACGATGAAATTCTCGCCGCCGCCGTCGAGCTTGACGTGGTAATGCGTGTCAGTGCCGAAATAGACGATATTCGAGAGCGTGCCGGTGATCGTGCCCTTGGCCGGATCAGGCACCAGATCGGCATGCTCGGGACGCACCACCAGCGTCACCTCGCCGGTCGGATTGAAGCCTTCCGGATAGCCGGCGCTGATCGTGGCGCTGCTGGCAAACTTGACCGTCGCCACACCGGCCTGCTTCGACACCACCGTGCCAGGCAGGAAATTGGTTTCACCGATGAAGTCGGCGACGAAGCGTTCGGCCGGCCTGTCGTAGATGTCGCGCGGCGTGCCCACCTGCAGGATCTTGCCGGCCGACATCACCGCGATGCGGTCGGACATGGTCAGCGCTTCCTCCTGGTCGTGGGTGACGAAGATGAAGGTGATGCCGGTCTCGTTCTGCAGCCGCTTCAGCTCGATCTGCATTTCCTTGCGTAGCTTGTAGTCCAGCGCTGAAAGCGGCTCGTCGAGCAGGAGCACTTTCGGCTGCGGCGCCAGCGCCCGGGCCAGCGCCACGCGCTGCTGCTGGCCGCCCGAAATCTGGCTGGTGCGGCGCGCCTTGAGCGCTTCCATCTTGACCAGCTTCAGCATCTGCGCGACGCGCGCCTCGATCTCGGCTTTCGGCTTGCCGAGCATCTCCAGTCCGAAGCCGATATTCTGCGCCACCGTCATGTGCGGGAAGAGCGCGTAGCTCTGGAAGACGGTGTTGACCGGGCGTTTGTAGGGCGGCAGCGGCGCGATGTCCTTGCCGTGCAGCAATATCTCGCCGGCGGTTGGGAAATCGAAGCCGGCAATCAACCTCAGCAGTGTCGTCTTTCCGCATCCGGAGGGGCCGAGCAATGTGAAAAACTCGTTCTCGCGGATCGACACCGACACCGTGTCGAGGGCGGCTACCTGGTTTTCGCCGGTTCCGAAGACCTTGCGAACACCGCGAACTTCGATCGCGTTCTTACCCGGTTGTTCCGGCACGATTACCCCATTGAGAGCGCCTGCTCTTGTCGGCAGGTGTGTTCCTGTTTGATTGTCACCACAAGCCGGTCGGCTTGGCAACTGCGCAGCAGTGACTCGATCCGAGTCCCCATTCAATTAAGCAATTCCTATGCCATCGTTAGGCTTGGTAGGTGATCCTCCCTCCGCAGATGGTGGTCACCGGGTGCAGGGTGTGCAGCGCTTCCGGCGCGGTCGCCTCGATATCAGCCGACAAGACGACGATATCGGCGAGATAGCCGGTCTTGAGGCGACCCTTGCGATGTTCGTTGAACTCCGCGTAGGCGCCCTCGACCGTGTAGCCCTCGATTGCTTCCCGCAGCGAGAAGCTCTGGTCCGGCATGCCTTCTGCCCAAGGTTTGCGCATCACTGCCGCCTGGATCGACAGGATCGGATCGACCGGCGAGACCGGCCAGTCGGATGCGAACACCACCCGCGCGCCGGCGTTCTTCAGCGTGCGCCATGCATAGCTCAACGGCCACTTGTCGCGGCCGATGCGCGAGATCGTCGGCTCCATCGGGAAGTTCAGCGCGCCCGGCGGATGCGCCGGCTGCATCGAGGCGAGCACGCCGAGCTCGGCGAAACGCGGCACGTCGGAGGCCGTGATCACCTCGATATGCTCGACGCGGTGCCGGCTGTCGCGCCGGCCGTTCTTCTTCAGCGCCGCCTGGTAGCCGTCGAGCACCGCCCGCACGGCGCCGTCGCCGATCGAATGCACGGCGATCTGCAGGCCGCGCCTGTCGGCCTCGATCGCCACCTCGGCGAAATGTTCGGGTGAAAACAGCGGCTCGCCGCGCCAACCGGGGCGGTCGGCATAGTCGTCAACCATCACCGCCGTCCAGGAATCCAGCACGCCGTCATAGAAGACCTTGACCATGCCGGACGTCAGCCATTCGGAATTATAGGTCTGGGCCATCCGCGAGGCCTTTTCCAGCATGTCCAGCTTCATGAAATTCTTGAAGTGGAACGGAATCTTGGTGCGGCAGAGCAGCCGCCCCTCCTTTTCGAGCCCGGCCAACAGCTCGAGCTGGTAGAGATTGCCGTCCATGTTCTGGATCGAGGTGATGCCATGCTTGGCGCACCACTCGAGGCCGCGATGCATCAGGTCCCGATCGGCAGCCAGTTCCTTCGCCGAAGGATACGGATCGGGCTCCGCGCCCTCCAGGCCAAGCCGCGTCCGGTTCGCCCCGTAATGGTCGAGGAGCGGTCCGAAGGCCTCGCCTTCGCGCAGCTCGCCGGCGGCGAGCCCGTCGGCGCCCATGACGATCTCGTTGCCTTGTCCGACCTCCCTGCCGTTGAGCAGCCCGGCCTCTTCCAGCGCCTTGGTGTTCGCCCACATCGTATGGTGGTCCGAAGCCGACATGGCGAAGGGACGATCGGGAATGATACGGTCGAGATCGTGGCGCGTCACCGGCTCCGGCAGGATGGCGTAGTCGACCCCGGCGCCGATCAGCAGCCTCGCGTCCGGGCGCTTGGCCGCAAAATCCTGGATCGCGTCGCGCAACGCGTCGAAGCCGTGCACGCCTGCCAGATGCAGGTTGTCGAGCTCGGCCGCGCCGCCGAACAGATGCATATGCGCTTCGATGAAGCCCGGCAGAACGGAGCCGCCCTGCGCGTCGACGACCTTTGTCGTCGGACCTTTGAGCTCCTCGATGAAAGCGCGGCTGCCGATGGCGATGATGGCGCCGTCCTTGACGGCAACAGCTTCAGCGGCGGGATTGTCGTCGTCCATGGTCAGCACACGGCCGTTGACGACCACCAGATCCGCACCACCGCCCGCAACCGACATCGCGACTCCACATTTTGCTGAGGGACCGGCAGCGCCAAGGTCCAACGAGCTGCCGCTCCATCGGGCGGCGCCATGGGACAAAAGTCGATGCCGGTGCGCCGTCCTCGAAATTCCCCTTGTTATCGTTGAAGACAGCGTGGATAAAAGAATGCGACTGTTTATTCGCGTTTGTCAACAGCCGGAATTTGGAATGTATAGTGGACTGCACCGCGCGCCGATGGTGGGGTCGAGCGGGGAACGGGGGCAACGAGCAGTGAAGCGCAGTCTCGACCGCAAGACCAAAATAGCGCTCGAACCGCGCAAGCAGCCGCGGCAGCAACGGTCAAGCAGGGTGGTCGACAGGATTCTCGACGCAGCGCTGATCCTGACCCGCGAGCAAGGAACCAAGACCCCGACGACGCTCGCCATCGCGCAGCGCGCGGGCCTGTCGGTCGGTTCGGTCTACCAATATTTCCCCAACAAGGAAGCCATCCTTCTCGAACTGGGCAGGCGCTGGCTGTCGTCCTTTCCGGAGGTGATCGCCAAGCGCATCAAAGTCTCCCCGCCCACCAACCGCGAAGAGTTTCGCCGCGAAGTGCGCAAGCTCTTCATCGACACGTCGCGGATCTATCTCGACAACGCGACCCTGATGCCGGTGATCGAGGCCATATCCGGCAACGCCGACCTGAGGCCGATTCAGGACGAATACGACAAAGAGATCATCGCCCTCTACGCAGCCTGGCTGCAGCATGTAAACCCGGCCCTCGAGGAAAAGACCGCCAAGCGATTGGGCCTGGTGATGATGGAGGTCGGGCACGCCTGCAGGCTTGTCGGACTGAAGCGGGATCGCAAGACATTCGACCTCATCGAGGACGATGTGGAAGCCATGTGGCTGGCTCTCGTGAACCCCTATCTCAACCTCGACTGATTTCGCATTTCCAACCGATTTCGCACTCCAGGGGAATTCCATGAAAACTGTCTTTTCGCCTCTCCACGCCGGCCATTCAGGCCAGATGGAACTGGTCACGTCGGCGATCGTGCCGGGTTTCGAGAAACCGTCGCGGGCCGAATTCATCAAGGCGCGGGTGGAGAGCGAGAAGCTCGGCCCGATCATCGGTCCGGCCGAGCATGATCTGACCGCCGCCAAGCGTGTTCATGAAGCCCACTACATCGACTTCCTGCCGACGGTGTGGCCGGAGTGGGTCGCCGCCGGTTTCACGGGATCGGCCATGGGCTTCACCTGGCCGACGCGCGGCCTGCGCGGCGATGTGCCGCCGAAGCGCATCGATGCCTTGCTCGGCTATTACTCCTTCGACGCCGGCGCAACCTTCGTCGAGGGCACATGGGCGGCGATCAAGTCCTCCTATGACGTGGCGCTGACGGCGGCTGCCCTCGTCAAGGGCGGCGAGCGCACCGCCTTCGCGCTCTGCCGTCCGCCAGGCCACCATGCGGGCGCCGCCTTCATGGGCGGCTATTGCTTCATCAACAACGCCGCTGTCGTCGCGCAATGGTTTCGCGACCAGGGCGCGAAGCGCGTCTCGATCCTCGATGTCGACTACCATCACGGCAACGGCACGCAGGAGATCTTCTATCGCCGCGGCGACGTCCAGGTGCTCAACCTGCATGGCGATCCGATGGTCGAGTACCCCTTCTTCCTCGGTCATGCCGACGAGCGCGGTGAAGGAGAAGGCGAAGGTTTCAACGTCAATTACCCGATGCCCTTCGGCACCAACTGGGACGGCTGGAGCGCGTCGCTGGAGGACGCCTGCGCTAGGCTCGCGGCCTATGCCCCAGACGTCGTCATCGTCTCGCTCGGGGTCGACACGTTCGAGAAGGACCCGATCAGCCAGTTCAAGCTGAAGAGCGTCGACTATCCCAAGATCGGCCGCCGTATCGCCAGGCTCGGCCTGCCGACGCTGTTCGTCATGGAAGGCGGCTACGCCGTGGAAGAGATCGGCATCAACGCCGTCGGCGTGCTGACCGGCTTCGAGGACCGCTGAGCCGCATCCGGATGGAGATGCGCCCCCGGTTGTATCCGGGGGCGTATTTTTTTGCGGCCGCGCCGCGACATCATCGGCTCAATTCAGCTTGGAAATCACCGCCTAGCAACGCGAGGACCGGCTGCTGAGTCGCAAAGCGAGTCCACCGAATTCGATTTTGTCAAATCGCGTTTGATGTCGGATTCATCTACGGGTAGATTAGACCCGAATCAGCCGGTCCACGGGGGGCGCGGCGACCAACCCAAAGTCTCAAGTTCCGGCGCCAGGCCGGTACCAGACGCGGACGGTTTCGCGTTCCCTAGACGGATTCGGCGCGATTGGGCGCCGTTCGCGCCCGCGAGTGTGTCTTCGTAAACGTGACGCGTTTCGGTCCGGCCGTTGGCTTTGCCAGCACCGGGCACAAGGATCGATTCCGGCAAGAACCAAGAAATAAAATGAGCAGTTCCGCCGCGCTTCTCCAACCCGATGCTTCAGGCTCGCGCCTGACGTCCCGCGGCGATCTCACCAGTTTCTTCATGCAGCTTGCCGCCGATATCGGCGCCGACAGCTACATGCTGGTCGCCATCGTGCACGACCAGGACCGCAACGATGCGCGCATCGTCTCCTCGAACTGGATCTTCGACGCCATAGAGCTCATCGGCAAAAGGCTGATTGCCAATCTGGCGCTGGGCCCCTTGACCGTGGCGCCGGGCGTGCGCCCGAAGCCGTTGGTGGCGGCGCACGCGCCCGACGCCGGCGCATTGCTGACCGGCGAGGAAGCCCGCCTGCTCGACGTGCTCGGCCACGCCGAAATCTATTCGCTGCGGCTCAATGTCGGCCGGCAGCGCCTGTTCGTCCTGTTCTCGGCCGCAGAGGCGGGCAAGATCGACCTCACCGCCCTGATGAAGGCGCAGATCAAATGCTGCTACGCGCTTTCCAGCATTCCGCAGCTGATCGCGGCGGCATCCATGCAGGATCCGCTGTCGGATCGCGAGCGCGAATGCCTGTTCTGGGTTTCGGAAGGCAAGACAACCGACGAAGTCGCCGTCATCCTCGGCGTCTCGTCGAATACCGTGAACAGCTACATCACCCACGCCATCCAGAAGTTCGCGGCCTCGAACCGCGCGATGGCGATCGCAACGGCGATCAGGAGCGGCATCATTTGAAGCACGCACAGGTCAGAGAGGCGGCAGCCGCCCTTTTCAACGATCAGCGCAACCCCTTCGGCGCCTTCTCGCTCGGCTCCGAGACCCATCACGCCGCCACCATTCCCGATGCGGTGCGCCGATGCCGCTGGATCGCCGTCGACATCAACGCCTCGGCTTTCGGCCTCTATTTCGTCAGCCCCTCGCCCGAGCGCCCGCGTCTCGTGGCGTGCTTCGATTCCGACTATCCCGGCACCGCGGTCGCGACCAAATTCATCTCCGGTGCCAATGGCGAGGACATGGTGCGCCACAGCCGCCTCTCGACGGCGCCGCGCTGGTGGGCCGACGACGGCGCCGCCGGATCTCGGCAGGTCTTCCAGTCGCTCGCCTGGGCCGAGCCGACCACACCGCTGGCGCCTGGCACCAACGGCATCGCCTTTCCGGTGCATGCCGATCGCGGTCAATGCGGACTGGTCGTTTTCCTGGGCCCGGAGATCGCGCTGTCCGACGACACGCTTTGCGAGATCCACGCCCGCTCCTTCGCGCTTTTCGCGGCCGTCTCCCGCATCCGCCCCGGCGATACCGGCAGGATGCGCTCGATTTCCAAGCGCGAGCTCGAATGCCTGAAACTGACCGCCAACGGCAACACCAGCGAGGAGATCGCCAAACTCCTCAAACTGTCGGTGCATACCGCCAACCAGTATCTCACCCAGTCGACGCAGAAGCTCAACGCGGTCAACCGCAACCAAGCCGTCGCCAAGGCGCTCCGGCTCGGCCTGATCGAGTGACGTCACGCCAGCGGCGCTGAACGTGCCGCGCCGACATCGGCTCGGCTGCGCTCAAATCATCAAGGAAATGCCAGCGGCTCGGTTCTCCGGATCCGGGCCTCTTCGATCGCGCCCTCGAGCAAGGTCGTGTTGTGCTCCGGCGTCTCGCCAGGTTTCTCGAACGACACGTAGTTGACCACCACGGATGCCGCGTGCTCGGTCAGCGTCAGCTGGAAATAGACCGTCACGCCGCGCGGCCGCAGCTCCAGGTCGAGCACGATGCGCGGGCTGCCGCTCCAGTCGACATGCGCCTCCGCGCCATGGCCGAGCCGCAGCGTTCCCGGCCGGAAGTAAAGCTCGACCGCCGAATCCACAAGGTCCGACAGGCAGGCGAGATGCTCGAGCCGGATGAAGGCGATATAGTCGGCAACGTCGATGAGCCTCAATTCGCCCACCACGGCCTCGATGGCGCTGGCGACGATCAGCTCGCGGGAATTGGCGTGGGGTTGCCGGTCCATGGATTAACGGCGTCCGTTCATTGGGTTGCTTTTCGCGGTGCCTTCTTCGAGTAGACGATCCGCACCAACTCGGCGACCGCCTGGTAGAATTGCGACGGGATCACGCTATCAACCGAAACTTGCTTGTACATGGAGCGCGCAAGCGCGACATCCTCGAAGATCGGGATGTTGTTCTCCCTGGCGATCTCGCGGATCTTCAGCGCCACCAGATCCTGTCCCTTGGCCAGCACGATCGGCGCGGAATCCTCCTCGCGTACATACTTCAGCGCGATCGAATAGTGCGTCGGGTTGGCGATCACCAGCGTCGCCCGCGGCACGGCCGTCATCATACGTCTGCGCGCCCGGTCGCGCGCCAGCGAGCGCAGCCGCGATTTGACGATCGGATCGCCCTCCGACTGCTTCAACTCGTCCTTGACCTCCTGCTTGGTCATCCGAAGGTCGCGACGCCAGTGGAAGCGTGACCAGACGATGTCGGCCACCGCGATCAGCCCCATGACAAAGACGATCGCTGCAAGGATGTCGACGAAGATGCCGCGGATGACGAGGCCGAACGAGATCGGGTTGGTGATCATGCCGGCGAGCAGCTTGCGATGATCTTCCGAGAGCGTGAAGCTCAGCACGGCGATGGCGAAGCCGAGCTTGGCCAGCGACTTCAGGAACTCGACCCAGCCCTGCATGCCGAACATCCGGCTCCAGCCCTTGGCGATCGAGATGCGCGACAGCTGCGGTCTGATCCGTTCGCCGACGATCTGCGGCATGTTCTGGAAGACCGAGGCGCCGACGCCGGCGACCGTCAAGAGCACCAGCAGGCTGACGACGGCGCGGCCGATCTCAGTCATCACCTGCTTGTAGAGCGAGATGACGTCGGTCTCGGTATCCATCGGCCAGGCTTCCGGCTTTTCAAGGAAGGTCGACAGGAACATGCCGAGATCGACGATCGCGTCCTTGGCGTAGAAGACGGCGAAAACCAGTATGGCGAGGAAGGAGGCAAAGATCGCGGTCTCGCGCGAATGGGGCAGCTTGCCCTGTTCGATCGTGTCGCGGATCTTCTTTTCTGTGGCTTCCTCGGTTTTGGAATCCTTGTCGACCGCTTCAGCCATGGCGCTCTGACCGGGTGGTCATCGTCAGGCGGCTTCGGCGGTGGCCTGCATCGAGGGCAGCTCGAAAGCTCCTTCGCGCGACAGCCGGATGGCGGCGACCGATATGCTCTTGCGCGCCGCCATGATGTCGGCAAGCGCAATGCCCTCCGATCCCTGTCCGAGTTCGGATTCGATCATGCGGCGGGAGCGCGCGCCGATCGCCGACAGCGCCGCTTCAGCGAGTTCCGGCGGCGCGCCGCGCAGCGCCAGCGTGACGAGTTCGGTCGACAGCCCGTCGAACAGCAGGACGCGGGCTTTCTGCGGCAGCAGCGGGAGATCGTCGAAGGCGAACAGCCGCGCCTTGACGCCGGCGAGATCGGGCGTGCCGGCTTCCTCCAGGTCCTGCATGAGTTCGTCCAGTTCGGGCTTCGCCATTTCGTTGAGCATGCTGGCGACGCGCTCCTGGCCGGCCGTGGTGTCCCGACTGGCCTTCTGCGACAGCACGCTCACGCGCAGTTGGTTCTCGACGATCCTGGACGCCGCGTCCGGGACATTGGCCATCGTCACCATGCGCTTGATGATCTGGCTGCGCAGCGGCTTTTCCATCGTCAGCAGCACGTTAGCGGCTGTCTGCGGCGCAAGCTTCGACAGCACCATGGCCGATGTCTGCGGATGCTCGCCGGCAAGGAAGCTGCCGAGCCGCGACGGCTCGAGCTTCTCGAGGTCCGGCCATATCGGCGGCGGCCCTTCCACGACCGGCTGGAATTTCTTCTCGCCCATGATGGCGCTCATCTCCTCGGGCGACAGCGATTCGTTCAGGATCGTGTCCATCCGGTCGGCTGAATCGAGCAGGCCCGCGCCCTCGGTGAATTCGGCTTCGAACTCGGCGACGATGCGCTCCAGGTCGGCCTGCGGAATGGTGCGCAGGAGACGCGCGCCCTCGATCAGCGCCTTCAGCTCGTCCTGCTTGAAGAATTTGAGCAGGCGGCTGGCCGCGGGCTTGCCCATGGCCACCAGTATGGCTGCCGCCTTTTGCGGACGTGTCAGCGCCAATGCCGTCGTCATGCGCGTTGCCCTTGCTGCCGATTGATCCGCCCGCCGGTCATTATCAGGCGCTCTTCGTCGCGGCGATGATCTCGGTCAGCCGGATGCCGAAGCGCGTCGGATCGCTTTCCAGCACCGTGATCTCGCCGCGGGCGATCTTGCGGCCGTTGACCACGACGTCGACCGGCTCGCCGATACGGCGATTGAGCGCAACCGTGGAGCCCTTCTGCAGCGCCATCAGCTCCGAGACCGGCATCTCCGTGCTGCCGAGGATGATCTGCACATCGACCGGAATGGTCATGATGATGGAAGAATTGGCGCCCGACCGAAGGGCGGCGTCCGGGCGCTTTTCCTCTTCCCGCAGCACGCCCCGCAATTCCTCGATGGCGCGGTCGAGCTGCTCGTCGGGCTGATCGGGGTCGGCTTCCGCCTTGGTTTTTGCCATCTGTCGTCTCCATGAATCCCGCGGCTGGCTTCAGCCCGGAAGCAGTCCGTCGATGAAATCCTGCCCGGCATCATGCGGATGGCTGATGCGGACGGTGTAGTTCTGCCCCAACTTGCCGAACTCGCAGACAAACAGTGTTCTGTCGCGGGCGCTGAGCCTGGCGTTGAGCTGGGCGTTTTCCTCCAATTCGATCACCTGGCCGGACTCGAACGCCGCGAGGTCGCCGAGCGTCAGCCGGGCGAGAGGCATAGTCGCTTCCAACCGGACGGTCGAGCGCATCACCTCCTCGGAGAAGCGAGCCCGCCAGTCGGTCTCGCCATGCTCGCCCGCGGCGGCGTCGCCGCTGCGCGAGGTAAGCAGCAGGCGCTGCGGGATCGTCACCGTGAGCGTGCCGCTGTCCGACGGCGTCGACAGGCCATAGACGATGCGCACGGCGGCACCATCGCGCAACACGCGCCGCCTCGCCTCGTTGCCGGACATTGCTTTCGGCACGGGCAGGCGCAGGTCAAGCGAACGTTTGCCGGATCCGTTGAGAGCCGCCGCGACCTCCTGGAACACGGTGGTCGCCACGTCGGCTTCGATCTGCGACAGGTCGCGCTCGATCGGCGCCACCGGCTGGTCGGGATCGCCGCCGAACAGCGCGCTCACCATGACGGCGACCGCCTGCGCATCCATCACCAGCGTCATGGCGTCGGCCGAGGTCGGCGAGGACACGACGGTCAGCGCGAAGGCATCGCCGGCGCGTGAACGCGCCTCGGGGACGCGGCCGACCTCCACCGCTTGCAGATCGACGGTCACCGGCGCGCCGAGCTCCGCGGCAAGCGCCTTCTGCAGCAACGGCAGCGCCCGTTCGGCCATGCCGCGGCCGGCGCCGATCACCTGCGCCGCCTCGCCGCTGTCGCCGACGAGCCGCTCGATGATCAAGGCCCGCGTTTCTGACGGACTGGCCGGACTGGTCATGACGGCAGGCGGCCCTGTCTCGAATGCTGCATGCTCAGGCCGCCTTCTTCTCGGCGACGCCGGCGCTCATGGTGCTCTGCTCCACCGCATCGATCGTAGGACGCTCGTAGGAGGATATGGTCTTGCGACCGAATTCGATCGCGACCTGCGGCAGGGCGCC
It contains:
- a CDS encoding amidohydrolase; amino-acid sequence: MSVAGGGADLVVVNGRVLTMDDDNPAAEAVAVKDGAIIAIGSRAFIEELKGPTTKVVDAQGGSVLPGFIEAHMHLFGGAAELDNLHLAGVHGFDALRDAIQDFAAKRPDARLLIGAGVDYAILPEPVTRHDLDRIIPDRPFAMSASDHHTMWANTKALEEAGLLNGREVGQGNEIVMGADGLAAGELREGEAFGPLLDHYGANRTRLGLEGAEPDPYPSAKELAADRDLMHRGLEWCAKHGITSIQNMDGNLYQLELLAGLEKEGRLLCRTKIPFHFKNFMKLDMLEKASRMAQTYNSEWLTSGMVKVFYDGVLDSWTAVMVDDYADRPGWRGEPLFSPEHFAEVAIEADRRGLQIAVHSIGDGAVRAVLDGYQAALKKNGRRDSRHRVEHIEVITASDVPRFAELGVLASMQPAHPPGALNFPMEPTISRIGRDKWPLSYAWRTLKNAGARVVFASDWPVSPVDPILSIQAAVMRKPWAEGMPDQSFSLREAIEGYTVEGAYAEFNEHRKGRLKTGYLADIVVLSADIEATAPEALHTLHPVTTICGGRITYQA
- a CDS encoding helix-turn-helix transcriptional regulator, with product MSSSAALLQPDASGSRLTSRGDLTSFFMQLAADIGADSYMLVAIVHDQDRNDARIVSSNWIFDAIELIGKRLIANLALGPLTVAPGVRPKPLVAAHAPDAGALLTGEEARLLDVLGHAEIYSLRLNVGRQRLFVLFSAAEAGKIDLTALMKAQIKCCYALSSIPQLIAAASMQDPLSDRERECLFWVSEGKTTDEVAVILGVSSNTVNSYITHAIQKFAASNRAMAIATAIRSGII
- a CDS encoding ABC transporter permease, which encodes MAEPRVMDIKDQPGFRSIAVICLLVLYIPVLILMIFSLNSGSLVTHWEGVTLNWYGSALLNEEFHSAAKNTLIISVTATIVSTICATLAAIGMTRVKPWRGLAAAFMIINLPLMVPEIITAVATLSFFALIAGTLGLNFGIGNLILAHTVFCIPFAYMPIRARLEDMDLTLEYAAADLYATPWNAFKRITLPLLVPGIMSGAALAFIVSFDDFTITQLVAGPGQTTLPLYIWNQIRRPMTPEINAISTILLLVSILFVSVSFLIARRRAK
- a CDS encoding ABC transporter ATP-binding protein, with the translated sequence MPEQPGKNAIEVRGVRKVFGTGENQVAALDTVSVSIRENEFFTLLGPSGCGKTTLLRLIAGFDFPTAGEILLHGKDIAPLPPYKRPVNTVFQSYALFPHMTVAQNIGFGLEMLGKPKAEIEARVAQMLKLVKMEALKARRTSQISGGQQQRVALARALAPQPKVLLLDEPLSALDYKLRKEMQIELKRLQNETGITFIFVTHDQEEALTMSDRIAVMSAGKILQVGTPRDIYDRPAERFVADFIGETNFLPGTVVSKQAGVATVKFASSATISAGYPEGFNPTGEVTLVVRPEHADLVPDPAKGTITGTLSNIVYFGTDTHYHVKLDGGGENFIVRHQNSRSSAVTYETGAKVGIQFEEDAARVLKD
- a CDS encoding ABC transporter permease, whose protein sequence is MTTAALSSAPLSKAALFEAQAVKTSARRNRLLSLPALIIIGVFGVLPLIIICVYSLLVAAPYGGVQWQFSTDAYLNFLFQRDIFDDTLQFTPDFLIIYLRSFLFAVVTTVICLLLGFPTAYFMATRPPAQRNWWVLLITIPFWSNLLVRTLAIMFIIRDEGLINNALLALGVIDKPITMLYTNFAIQLGLLYAFLPFMVLPLYSSLEKLDFRLVEAAYDLYATRRQVLWRVIIPLSKPGIIAGCLLVFIPALGAYVTPLILGGGVHLMIGDLIAQQFGSGRNWPLGCAQALILMAAVLVALFFYVRNTSGKVQHG
- a CDS encoding TetR/AcrR family transcriptional regulator, producing MDKRMRLFIRVCQQPEFGMYSGLHRAPMVGSSGERGQRAVKRSLDRKTKIALEPRKQPRQQRSSRVVDRILDAALILTREQGTKTPTTLAIAQRAGLSVGSVYQYFPNKEAILLELGRRWLSSFPEVIAKRIKVSPPTNREEFRREVRKLFIDTSRIYLDNATLMPVIEAISGNADLRPIQDEYDKEIIALYAAWLQHVNPALEEKTAKRLGLVMMEVGHACRLVGLKRDRKTFDLIEDDVEAMWLALVNPYLNLD
- a CDS encoding histone deacetylase family protein produces the protein MKTVFSPLHAGHSGQMELVTSAIVPGFEKPSRAEFIKARVESEKLGPIIGPAEHDLTAAKRVHEAHYIDFLPTVWPEWVAAGFTGSAMGFTWPTRGLRGDVPPKRIDALLGYYSFDAGATFVEGTWAAIKSSYDVALTAAALVKGGERTAFALCRPPGHHAGAAFMGGYCFINNAAVVAQWFRDQGAKRVSILDVDYHHGNGTQEIFYRRGDVQVLNLHGDPMVEYPFFLGHADERGEGEGEGFNVNYPMPFGTNWDGWSASLEDACARLAAYAPDVVIVSLGVDTFEKDPISQFKLKSVDYPKIGRRIARLGLPTLFVMEGGYAVEEIGINAVGVLTGFEDR
- a CDS encoding helix-turn-helix transcriptional regulator, which codes for MKHAQVREAAAALFNDQRNPFGAFSLGSETHHAATIPDAVRRCRWIAVDINASAFGLYFVSPSPERPRLVACFDSDYPGTAVATKFISGANGEDMVRHSRLSTAPRWWADDGAAGSRQVFQSLAWAEPTTPLAPGTNGIAFPVHADRGQCGLVVFLGPEIALSDDTLCEIHARSFALFAAVSRIRPGDTGRMRSISKRELECLKLTANGNTSEEIAKLLKLSVHTANQYLTQSTQKLNAVNRNQAVAKALRLGLIE